GGGCCGGGGTCGACCGGGACTGGCTCCGGGAGCGACTCCGCCCGGCGCTGCAGCGCAAACCGGTCGTCGACGAGCGACGAGCGGAGGTCGTGCGGGCGCTCGGCCGGTTCGTCCCGGTCGAGGACGACCCCGACCCGGCCGGCGACCGGGCGTTCCTGGAGTGGATCGCCCGCGTCCACGACGGCCGCGTCGAGACGGCCGCCCGACGAGCGCTCGACGGGGCGTTCCGCGTCGGGTGGCCTACGGGGTCTACGTCCACCGGCCCGGGTGCCACGGCGGACGCCGACGGTCGGACCGGTAGCGTGTACGGCCGCCTCGCGGCGCGCCTCGCCGACCGGGACGTCCCGTTATCGTTCGTCGTGGCGACAGGAACGCTGGAAGAACTGGGAGTCGACGTCGAGGACGACGCCGTCGAGTGGGACGCGGACGAACTCCGGCCGTTCGCGCACCTGACCGCCCACCACGAGGTGGGCGTGGCCGATCTCCACGAAGCGCTCTCTCTCAACGCGGTCGTTATCTGCATCGGACTCCAGCACTTCCGCTACGAACCCGAACGCTATCCGTTCCCGGTGTACGGCTTCGACTCCGATCGGCCGACGCTCTACGCCACGCCGGAGGGACTGCTCGTCGCACCCCGGGTGGACGACCGCGAGGCGGTCGAGGAGACGTTCCGGGAGATAGTCGAGGAGTTAGCCGCCGCCGACGTCGTCGAGGGCGCCGACGCGACGGTCGAGGTCTCGCGCGTCGGTGACCTGTTCGAGGGCGAGTAGCCGTCCGGACGTCCGTAGTCTCGGTTCGCGTTCGTCAACCGGCGAGTCAGTACACATATATCACACGAAACGCGACCTCCGGGCGATGTCGCCCCGCGCCCGCGCCGCCCTCCTGCTCGCCCTCGGCGTCGGTCTGCTCGTCAACCCGTTCTACTGCTGGCCGTACCACGCCGAGGACGCGCACGAACTCCGTGCGAGCGAGGTCCGGCTCGTCTCCGGCGCGGAGTCGACGCCGATCGTGGACCTCCCGCCCGAGACGGCGGCGGCCGTCGAGGCGGCGGTCGAGGTATCCGACGACCCCTCGGAGGACGACTGGCCGCGCTACGAGAGCCGCGAGGCGGTTCCTGTGGACGGTCTGTACGAGACGGGCCTCGGCGTCGTCACGGTGGACGGCGTCGAGTACCGCGTCACGATCGAGTCGGTCGATCGCTCCCCGCCCGTCCTCCCCGAATCGTTCCGCGTCCCGGTCGGCTTCGCCGGCGCGCTCTCGCTCGCGCTCGGCGCGCTGACGGCGACCCGCGGGCGAGCGCGGCCGACGACCCGGGAGTCGTCGGTCGTCGTCGGCGTCTGGGCCGGCGTCCTCCTCGCGACGGTCGCCTACGACGGCGACCCGACGGGCGTGGCGCTCACCACCGTGACCGAACTGGCGCCGTTCGGGATCCGCCTGCCGCCGCTCGCCGGCGCGCTCCTCGGGGTCGTCCTCCCGCTCCTGCTGCCGGCGGTCGGGATCGTCGTCGGCGTCGGCGTCCGTCGCGGCCGGTGGCTGCCCCCGGACGTCGACCCGGCGAAGTTCGTCTCGCTGCTCGCGTTCGTCGCCGTGACGCTGCCGTTCACGCTCCCCGGCGCGGCGGTCGGATTCCTGCTCGGCCGTCCGTCGCGACCGACGGGCGAACCGACGCCGGCGCGGTGATGGTGCGCCGGACGGTCACTCGCCCGCGAGACACTTCCGGACCCACTCGCCGTGTTCGCGCGTCCGGCGTTCGCCCGCCTCGGTCAGCGAGTAGACGTCGTGCAGTCCCTCGGTGCGCTTCTCGACGAACCCCGCGTCGACGAGCGCCGACAGCGACCCGTAGAACGCCGTCGGTTCGACGCGCTCGTCGTAGTGGGATTCGAGGGCGGATTTCAGCTGCTGGCCGCGCATCTCGCCGCCGGCCGCGAGCAGGAGACAGAGGTCCCGCCGTCGGCCGCTCCGGAGCCACTTCGCCATGCGCGGGAGGTTCGCGGGGGAGGCGTTCGAGGGTTACGGTTCGCCGCCGAGACGGTCGCGGACCGCCGAGAACGCGACCCGCGCCAGTCCGCCGGCGGCCGACAGCGCGAGGACCGCCGGGACGCCGACCTCGACGACGGCCTCGCGGTTCCCGCGGTGGAGTTCGTGCCGGAAGAGGAACCAGCGGCCGTCGGGGTCGCCGAGGACGACGTCGCCGGTGGCGAACGCGAGCGAGGCGAACACCAGCGCGAACAGCCCCGCGACGACCGCGGCGAGCGCGTAGACGGCGCCGAGAGAGAAGGCGGCCAGCCGGGGCGAATCGAACGCGCTCCCGGCCGCGTCGGCCGGGCCGTAGATCCCCATCCCGTCCGCGCCGTCGGGGCGTTCGCCGACGCGGACCGACGAGGGGTACCGCAGCAGGACGGCAGCCATCCAGAGGTCGCCGATCGACCCCGCGGCGTTGGCCGCGAGCGCGAGGGCGATCGGCTGGACGGGCAGGACCGGCAACAGCGCGAGGCCGGCGAGCGTGATGACCACGAACGGTGCGAGCAGGACGGCGAGCATCTCGTCGCGCGCGTAGGTCGTCCCCTCGGTCCGCGCGTAGGCGTACGGCAGCAGGAACCCCGAGACGCCGACGCCGTACTCGGGGCGGCCCCCGTAGCGGGCCATGAACAGCCCGTGGAGCAGTTCGTGCGGGACGACGACCAGCGCGACCAGCGCCAGCAGCGTCGCGACCAGCGGGAGGAGGTCCGGCCGCGAGGAGGCCGAGACGACGATCGGTTCGAGCGGGCGGCCCTCGACGGCGGCGACGACGGCCCCGAAGAGGTACGCGAACGCGAAGAAGCCGGTCGTGGAGACGACGACCCAGCGCGCCGCGACGGCGCGGGCCGGCCGGAACTCCGCGAGCAGCGTCTCGCCTTCGACGTCGGTCTCGCGGCTCACGCCACCGACTCCCGAGGGGACGCCCAAAGCGATGTCGGTTCCGCCCCCGCGGGCTGAATACGTAGGGCCAAGCGTGTTTCCCGGGTCGGCCGTACCGCACGCCATGGCAGACCGGATCCCCGCCGACCGGGCGTTCGACGACGTCTTCGCGGACGCGCTCGCGAGCGTCCCGGAGGAGCACCGCGACCCCGAGCGGTTCGTCCCCGGCGTCGGGCCGCTCTCGGCGGCCGTGATGCTCGTCGGCGAGGCCCCGGGCGGTCAGGAGGTCGCGCAGGGCGAGCCGTTCGTCGGACGGGCCGGCGAGCAACTCGATCGAGCGCTCGCGGCGATCGGCCGCGACCGCGGGGACCTCTACGTCACCAACCTCGTGAAGGTGCGCCCGCCGGAGAACCGCGACCCCCACGTCGCCGAAATCGCGGCCTGGCGGCCGGTACTCGACGCCGAGATCGAGCGCGTCGACCCGGCCGTCCTCGTCCCGCTCGGGAGCTTCGCGACGGACGCGATCCTCGACGTCGACG
The Salinilacihabitans rarus DNA segment above includes these coding regions:
- a CDS encoding PadR family transcriptional regulator, producing the protein MAKWLRSGRRRDLCLLLAAGGEMRGQQLKSALESHYDERVEPTAFYGSLSALVDAGFVEKRTEGLHDVYSLTEAGERRTREHGEWVRKCLAGE
- a CDS encoding DUF3267 domain-containing protein, encoding MSRETDVEGETLLAEFRPARAVAARWVVVSTTGFFAFAYLFGAVVAAVEGRPLEPIVVSASSRPDLLPLVATLLALVALVVVPHELLHGLFMARYGGRPEYGVGVSGFLLPYAYARTEGTTYARDEMLAVLLAPFVVITLAGLALLPVLPVQPIALALAANAAGSIGDLWMAAVLLRYPSSVRVGERPDGADGMGIYGPADAAGSAFDSPRLAAFSLGAVYALAAVVAGLFALVFASLAFATGDVVLGDPDGRWFLFRHELHRGNREAVVEVGVPAVLALSAAGGLARVAFSAVRDRLGGEP
- a CDS encoding uracil-DNA glycosylase, which encodes MADRIPADRAFDDVFADALASVPEEHRDPERFVPGVGPLSAAVMLVGEAPGGQEVAQGEPFVGRAGEQLDRALAAIGRDRGDLYVTNLVKVRPPENRDPHVAEIAAWRPVLDAEIERVDPAVLVPLGSFATDAILDVDGTITDLHGREVEREGRLVVPSFHPAAALYDRSKVEAIESALAAAFEAA